The window ATTCAGAATGCCTCTGAATTCTTGCTGCTGAGCTATACCTGTGGCTGGGGCATTACATTGTTCCCTTGAgtgcactggggttttttttttttttttttttaaggggtggGGCAATTGATGGTTTTTATTGGCAAATGCATACATATTGTTTCAGGTTATTTGGGGAGCTGACAATGCTGTTGCAGGTGGAGTAGTGGCAAACAAAAAGCAAGCACATGGGCGAAGAGTAGCTCTGGAAGAGATCAGTAATAAGGCTGTAGGAAACCAGCCAGTGGCAAAGGTATACCAAAGTGTAGTACATTTGGAAACtatttgtatgttatgtggattAACTGATTTGATCTTTCTTTCGATGCAAGGTACCATTTAAAACTACCAGACCAGTCCCATCTAAAACAAATGTAGCTGTGAACGCTAAGCCGCCAGTTGCACCTGTCTTCAAGAGACGCCCCGCTCCAGTAAGAACTCCTTATTAAGTCTTAAACTATCCTTTACTTTTGGGCTGCAGTAAGAAATGAATAACATATGGGTTTTAGCAACTTTCACCCTTTATTGCTTGCCCAGGTATAGAACACTAGATTTTAAAACCGAACTGCATTAAACATGGATATTACTTTAAAGCTGCATCCCCCCTTCCTTCTTttaatgtgcatcaatacaatccacactaagtaattacctaagctgccgattgatctGCAaaaattcggctcgggggttcactaaatggctctcAGGGCAGcacaagaggaccaaagatgcaaaattctgtggggaagatcatgtgaccaggcagtcactacatACAATTGGTTCATTGCTAGAGAGAGCAAGGCTCATAGGGCTGTTTCAGATAAGGAAGGGGATGTGCCTTTGTAAATGGCTGCCATAGAAAGAAGAGAGGCTTGTTCccttataatacataaaaaatgtcattaaatttttttttttttttaaattaaatgttaCAAGGATCCCTCCCTAATCCCTATGGATGTGTCCATGAAGGAGGAAGAGTTGTGTCAAGCCTTCTCCGATGCTTTATCCAATGTGGAGGATATTGATGTAGAGGATGGTGAAAACCCTCAGTTGTGCAGTGAATATGTGAAGGACATCTATACCTACTTAAGGAAGCTAGAGGCAAGTATGTGCCTTTTCTGAACGTGTAGTACTGTGGCTTAGAACTGTGCTCAATTGTCTCATCTTCTGCCTTTAGTGTCAGCAGTCCGTGCGCCCAAACTatctgagggggggagaggtgaatgAACGCATGAGAGCCATCCTGGTTGACTGGTTAATAGAAGTCCATGCCAAATTCCAATTGCTGCAAGAGACTCTCTATATGGGCATTGCAATTATGGATCGTTTCTTGCAGGTGAGTTGGCTCATTCTATCCCATCTGCCCAGCTGTCGGCATTAAATAAAACTACTTAAAATATCAGAATTCTCAAACTCTGGTGCAGTAGGGTAATGATCATAAATGTTCTGTAATACATATTTCTTTACTATATGTAATCTCAACTGGATTGATTGGAAGTCCACTTAAAGCTTGTCTCCACTTGTACCGTTAATGTCATTTTAACTGAGCACCATATCTCCATGTCCCAAAGGATCAGCCTGCCACCCGAAACATGCTCCAGCTGGTGGGAATCGCGTCGCTATTTTTGGCGTGCAAATATGAAGAGACGTTCATGCCAGAGATTGACGACTTTGTGTATATCACTGACCACTCCTACTCCAGAGCTCAAATCCGAGAAATGGAGATGATGATCCTCAAAGTTCTTGACTTTGCGTTGGGACGGCCACTTCCCCTCCAGTTCCTGAGACGGGCATCAAAATGTTGCGGTGTGAGTGTTTTCCTGAgattgggaggggggtgtgatTGCATTGAGACCAGTGTTTTCCCAACACCAGTCctcggggaaccccaacaggtcaggtcttaaggatatccctgctccagcacaggtgggtcagtcagcgGCTCGGTCAAAATtactgtgctggagcagggatatccttaacctgacctgggACTAGGAAACACTGGATTAGCCTTAAGTCACTGAGCAGGTAGTTGCTGTCATCACTCTACTTGCATTGTCTTGACTAGAGAATTGATTTAACGCCTCCTTGAACTTGTCTGTAACAGGCTGATGTAGGGACGCACGTTCTGGCAAAATACCTGATGGAGTTGACGTTGCTTGACTATAACATGGTACACTTCCACCCCTCAATGGTAGCAGCCGCTGCCCTCTGTCTGACACAAAAGGTTCTCAATCAAGGCACGTGGGTGAGTCTCAAACTTGGAAGAAGAGATATCGATCTTTTTGTAAAACTAGATTTACTTTCTATTTCTACTATGTTGTAGACCTTGCAGTGCCCACTTCTGCTGGCCCTTTCCCTCCTTCACACCATAGCCAAGTTTGCATATATTGCGGTGGCCAAATGGTATATGCTTGAGTcctaatggggagggggggactaaTGCAGTCAACCTGCATTGCTGTCActgtattataatttttttaatgtatatatttatattctccCTTGATTTTTGTCAGGGCATTCAAAGCCTTGTTACTCATTTTGTCATTGGCAGGATGCGGTGATGCAGTTCTACACTGGGTATACACAGGAATGCCTTCTCCTTGTTATGAAATACATGGCTAAGAATGTAGTTCAAGTCAACCGAAATCTGACTAAATTTGTTGTGAGTAGCTGTTCTACTGAATGTAAAGCTTATGTGGGAATTAAATGCACATTATCGGAACATAGAATTGCTGTGCTTGGAGGGGTCTGGAGGCATTAGCAGAGGACAATGTgctaactataaaattagagagacgtcaggggttcccaaaaagagcttgctgggcttTTGTGTGGTTTTTGTCAACTATAAAATTGGAGTAAGCCAATGATTTCTTGGATTCACAGTAACAATTGCTCTTA is drawn from Ascaphus truei isolate aAscTru1 chromosome 18, aAscTru1.hap1, whole genome shotgun sequence and contains these coding sequences:
- the LOC142469187 gene encoding G2/mitotic-specific cyclin-B2-like, which codes for MGQGTQRVTAPPALCEHATALQDRHIYDAGTEEKSSTGYTTRRLLCDTMKVIWGADNAVAGGVVANKKQAHGRRVALEEISNKAVGNQPVAKVPFKTTRPVPSKTNVAVNAKPPVAPVFKRRPAPDPSLIPMDVSMKEEELCQAFSDALSNVEDIDVEDGENPQLCSEYVKDIYTYLRKLECQQSVRPNYLRGGEVNERMRAILVDWLIEVHAKFQLLQETLYMGIAIMDRFLQDQPATRNMLQLVGIASLFLACKYEETFMPEIDDFVYITDHSYSRAQIREMEMMILKVLDFALGRPLPLQFLRRASKCCGADVGTHVLAKYLMELTLLDYNMVHFHPSMVAAAALCLTQKVLNQGTWDAVMQFYTGYTQECLLLVMKYMAKNVVQVNRNLTKFVAVKNKYASSKLLKISTIPQLKSNVVTDLAASLMTEL